One genomic window of Pelmatolapia mariae isolate MD_Pm_ZW linkage group LG5, Pm_UMD_F_2, whole genome shotgun sequence includes the following:
- the LOC134627516 gene encoding E3 ubiquitin-protein ligase TRIM35-like codes for MLLIVFVFLKGETYTETDASFTGKMSLRSEEDFLCPVCHEVFKDPVVLSCSHSFCKDCLQKWWRGKKTYDCPCCKRRSSKSDPPRNLALKNLCEAFVAERSERGERVSEGSESLCSLHSEKLKIFCLDHQQPICVICRDSKMHSNHRFRPIDEAAQDLKEELQKSLKPLKEKLQVFEDVKGSYDQIVKHIKVQAQSTEREIKEQFKNLHQFLHDEEKVRIANLKEDEVQKTKIMKEKIESLSRETAALSSTIRATERELKAKDISFLQNYKAAVKKAQQRPLLQNPELASGVLIDVVKHLGNLTFNVWNKMKEKVFYSPVILDPNTADPELVVFDNLSSVKSGERKQLPKNPERTKFSCSVLGSKGFNSGTHEWDVDVGNNKDWELGMLSEYSQASGRLQSGLWRILFSNGKFSAFSSPDTEKDLPVKKEVQRIRVHLDFDRGKLSFSDLDTNAHMHTFTHSFSDTLFPYIYTENPQPLKVLPVKVTVTVEKNT; via the exons ATGCTGcttattgtttttgtcttccTGAAAGGAGAAacatacacagagacagacG cttcattCACAGGCAAAATGTCGCTCAGATCAGAAGAGGATTTCTTATGTCCTGTCTGCCATGAAGTCTTCAAAGACCCTGTTGTTCTGTCATGCAGCCACAGCTTCTGCAAAGACTGTCTCCAAAAATGGTGGAGGGGGAAGAAAACATACGATTGTCCGTGCTGCAAGAGAAGATCCTCAAAGAGTGATCCCCCTCGTAATTTGGCATTAAAGAACCTGTGCGAGGCCTTTGTAGCGGAGAGAAGCGAGAGAGGCGAGAGAGTTTCAGAAGGGTCTGAGTcactctgcagtctgcactctgagaaactcaaaATCTTCTGTCTGGACCACCAGCAGCCAATATGTGTGATCTGTCGAGACTCGAAAATGCATAGCAACCACAGATTCAGACCCATCGATGAGGCTGCACAGGATCTCAAAGAGGAGCTCCAGAAATCCCTGAAGCCCTTAAAGGAgaaactgcaggtctttgaagatGTTAAAGGAAGCTATGATCAAATAGTGAAACACATCAAAGTCCAAGCTCAAAGCACAGAGAGGGAgattaaggagcagtttaagaaTCTTCACCAGTTTTTGCACGATGAAGAGAAGGTGAGGATTGCTAACCTGAAGGAGGATGAGGTGCAGAAGACCAAGATAATGAAGGAGAAGATTGAGAGTCTGAGCAGAGAAACAGCAGCTCTTTCAAGCacaatcagagccacagagaGGGAGCTCAAAGCTAAAGACATCTCATTCCTGCAAAACTACAAGGCTGCAGTTAAAAAAGCCCAGCAGCGCCCCCTGCTGCAAAATCCAGAGCTGGCTTCAGGAGTGCTCATAGATGTGGtcaaacacctgggcaacctgaccttcaacgtctggaacaaaatgaaagagaagGTCTTCTACAGTCCTGTGATTCTTGATCCAAACACTGCCGACCCAGAACTTGTTGTATTTGATAATCTGAGCAGCGTGAAATCAGGAGAGCGGAAACAGCTTCCCaaaaacccagagagaaccAAGTTCTCCTGCTCTGTTCTCGGCTCTAAAGGCTTCAACTCAGGGACACATGAGTGGGATGTTGATGTTGGAAACAACAAGGACTGGGAACTGGGCATGTTGAGCGAGTACTCCCAGGCCAGCGGACGCCTTCAGTCAGGACTGTGGAGAATTTTGTTCTCTAATGGTAAATTCTCAGCATTTTCATCACCAGACACTGAGAAGGATCTACCAGTGAAGAAGGAAGTGCAGAGGATCAGAGTCCATCTGGACTTTGACAGAGGAAAGTTGTCGTTCTCTGATCTTGACACTAATGCCCACATGCACACCTTCACACACAGCTTCTCTGACACCCTGTTTCCTTACATTTACACTGAGAATCCTCAGCCACTGAAGGTTTTACCAGTGAAGGTCACTGTGACAGTGGAAAAGAACACTTAG